Proteins encoded in a region of the Benincasa hispida cultivar B227 chromosome 2, ASM972705v1, whole genome shotgun sequence genome:
- the LOC120072265 gene encoding protein NDL1-like isoform X2: MADSNDSVSVDMEKIYLGGKEHHVRTGQGSVSVIVCGDQDKPPLITYPDLALNHMSCFQGLFFFPEAASLLLHNFCIYHISPPGHELGAAEICEDDPSPSADDLADQILEVLNYFGLGAVMCMGVTAGAYILSLFALKYRERVLGLILISPLCKSPSWSEWFYNKVMSNLLYFYGMCGLLKECLLQRYFSKEVRGSVEVAESDIVQACRKLLDERQSNNVLRFLQAINRRPDITEGLKRLRCRTLIFVGDSSPFHSEALHMISKLDRRYSALVEVQACGSMVTEEQPHAMLIPMEYFFMGYGLYRPCQFSDSPRSPLSPSCISPELLSPESMGLKLKPIKTRIS, translated from the exons ATGGCAGATTCTAATGACTCTGTTTCCGTCGACATGGAGAAGATCTATCTCGGCGGCAAG GAGCATCATGTACGAACTGGCCAGGGTTCTGTGTCTGTAATAGTCTGTGGAGACCAAGACAAGCCGCCACTCATTACTTATCCTGATTTGGCTTTAAATC ATATGTCATGTTTTCAAGGATTATTCTTTTTCCCGGAAGCAGCTTCGTTGCTACTTCACAACTTTTGTATCTACCATATCAGCCCTCCTGGACATGAG TTGGGAGCTGCTGAGATTTGTGAGGATGATCCTTCACCATCTGCTGATGATTTAGCAGATCAAATCCTTGAGGTTCTCAACTATTTTGG ACTTGGTGCAGTGATGTGCATGGGGGTAACAGCTGGCGCTTACATTCTTAGTCTTTTTGCT TTGAAATATAGAGAGCGAGTTCTTGGTTTAATTCTTATATCCCCCTTGTGCAAGTCTCCCTCTTGGTCCGAGTGGTTCTATAATAAG GTAATGTCAAACTTGTTATACTTCTATGGCATGTGCGGTTTGTTGAAAGAGTGCTTGCTTCAGCGGTACTTCAGCAAG GAGGTCCGTGGTAGTGTCGAAGTTGCCGAGTCTGATATAGTTCAAGCATGTAGAAAA TTGCTGGATGAGAGACAGAGCAACAATGTTTTGAGGTTCCTCCAAGCAATTAATAG AAGACCAGACATTACCGAAGGGTTGAAGAGGCTCCGGTGTCGTACTCTCATTTTCGTCGGGGACAGCTCGCCTTTCCATTCTGAAGCACTCCATATGATATCAAAATTGGATAGAAGATATAGTGCCTTGGTTGAG GTCCAAGCTTGTGGATCGATGGTAACCGAAGAGCAGCCACACGCAATGTTGATACCTATGGAGTACTTCTTCATGGGGTACGGGTTGTATAGGCCGTGCCAGTTCAGCGACAGTCCACGGAGTCCGCTCAGTCCATCTTGCATCTCCCCAGAGCTTCTTTCTCCAGAAAGTATGGGATTAAAGCTAAAACCTATTAAAACGCGCATTTCTTAA
- the LOC120072265 gene encoding protein NDL1-like isoform X3: protein MKEHHVRTGQGSVSVIVCGDQDKPPLITYPDLALNHMSCFQGLFFFPEAASLLLHNFCIYHISPPGHEFLQLGAAEICEDDPSPSADDLADQILEVLNYFGLGAVMCMGVTAGAYILSLFALKYRERVLGLILISPLCKSPSWSEWFYNKVMSNLLYFYGMCGLLKECLLQRYFSKEVRGSVEVAESDIVQACRKLLDERQSNNVLRFLQAINRRPDITEGLKRLRCRTLIFVGDSSPFHSEALHMISKLDRRYSALVEVQACGSMVTEEQPHAMLIPMEYFFMGYGLYRPCQFSDSPRSPLSPSCISPELLSPESMGLKLKPIKTRIS from the exons ATGAAG GAGCATCATGTACGAACTGGCCAGGGTTCTGTGTCTGTAATAGTCTGTGGAGACCAAGACAAGCCGCCACTCATTACTTATCCTGATTTGGCTTTAAATC ATATGTCATGTTTTCAAGGATTATTCTTTTTCCCGGAAGCAGCTTCGTTGCTACTTCACAACTTTTGTATCTACCATATCAGCCCTCCTGGACATGAG TTCTTGCAGTTGGGAGCTGCTGAGATTTGTGAGGATGATCCTTCACCATCTGCTGATGATTTAGCAGATCAAATCCTTGAGGTTCTCAACTATTTTGG ACTTGGTGCAGTGATGTGCATGGGGGTAACAGCTGGCGCTTACATTCTTAGTCTTTTTGCT TTGAAATATAGAGAGCGAGTTCTTGGTTTAATTCTTATATCCCCCTTGTGCAAGTCTCCCTCTTGGTCCGAGTGGTTCTATAATAAG GTAATGTCAAACTTGTTATACTTCTATGGCATGTGCGGTTTGTTGAAAGAGTGCTTGCTTCAGCGGTACTTCAGCAAG GAGGTCCGTGGTAGTGTCGAAGTTGCCGAGTCTGATATAGTTCAAGCATGTAGAAAA TTGCTGGATGAGAGACAGAGCAACAATGTTTTGAGGTTCCTCCAAGCAATTAATAG AAGACCAGACATTACCGAAGGGTTGAAGAGGCTCCGGTGTCGTACTCTCATTTTCGTCGGGGACAGCTCGCCTTTCCATTCTGAAGCACTCCATATGATATCAAAATTGGATAGAAGATATAGTGCCTTGGTTGAG GTCCAAGCTTGTGGATCGATGGTAACCGAAGAGCAGCCACACGCAATGTTGATACCTATGGAGTACTTCTTCATGGGGTACGGGTTGTATAGGCCGTGCCAGTTCAGCGACAGTCCACGGAGTCCGCTCAGTCCATCTTGCATCTCCCCAGAGCTTCTTTCTCCAGAAAGTATGGGATTAAAGCTAAAACCTATTAAAACGCGCATTTCTTAA
- the LOC120072265 gene encoding protein NDL1-like isoform X1: MADSNDSVSVDMEKIYLGGKEHHVRTGQGSVSVIVCGDQDKPPLITYPDLALNHMSCFQGLFFFPEAASLLLHNFCIYHISPPGHEFLQLGAAEICEDDPSPSADDLADQILEVLNYFGLGAVMCMGVTAGAYILSLFALKYRERVLGLILISPLCKSPSWSEWFYNKVMSNLLYFYGMCGLLKECLLQRYFSKEVRGSVEVAESDIVQACRKLLDERQSNNVLRFLQAINRRPDITEGLKRLRCRTLIFVGDSSPFHSEALHMISKLDRRYSALVEVQACGSMVTEEQPHAMLIPMEYFFMGYGLYRPCQFSDSPRSPLSPSCISPELLSPESMGLKLKPIKTRIS, from the exons ATGGCAGATTCTAATGACTCTGTTTCCGTCGACATGGAGAAGATCTATCTCGGCGGCAAG GAGCATCATGTACGAACTGGCCAGGGTTCTGTGTCTGTAATAGTCTGTGGAGACCAAGACAAGCCGCCACTCATTACTTATCCTGATTTGGCTTTAAATC ATATGTCATGTTTTCAAGGATTATTCTTTTTCCCGGAAGCAGCTTCGTTGCTACTTCACAACTTTTGTATCTACCATATCAGCCCTCCTGGACATGAG TTCTTGCAGTTGGGAGCTGCTGAGATTTGTGAGGATGATCCTTCACCATCTGCTGATGATTTAGCAGATCAAATCCTTGAGGTTCTCAACTATTTTGG ACTTGGTGCAGTGATGTGCATGGGGGTAACAGCTGGCGCTTACATTCTTAGTCTTTTTGCT TTGAAATATAGAGAGCGAGTTCTTGGTTTAATTCTTATATCCCCCTTGTGCAAGTCTCCCTCTTGGTCCGAGTGGTTCTATAATAAG GTAATGTCAAACTTGTTATACTTCTATGGCATGTGCGGTTTGTTGAAAGAGTGCTTGCTTCAGCGGTACTTCAGCAAG GAGGTCCGTGGTAGTGTCGAAGTTGCCGAGTCTGATATAGTTCAAGCATGTAGAAAA TTGCTGGATGAGAGACAGAGCAACAATGTTTTGAGGTTCCTCCAAGCAATTAATAG AAGACCAGACATTACCGAAGGGTTGAAGAGGCTCCGGTGTCGTACTCTCATTTTCGTCGGGGACAGCTCGCCTTTCCATTCTGAAGCACTCCATATGATATCAAAATTGGATAGAAGATATAGTGCCTTGGTTGAG GTCCAAGCTTGTGGATCGATGGTAACCGAAGAGCAGCCACACGCAATGTTGATACCTATGGAGTACTTCTTCATGGGGTACGGGTTGTATAGGCCGTGCCAGTTCAGCGACAGTCCACGGAGTCCGCTCAGTCCATCTTGCATCTCCCCAGAGCTTCTTTCTCCAGAAAGTATGGGATTAAAGCTAAAACCTATTAAAACGCGCATTTCTTAA